One window from the genome of Dermacentor silvarum isolate Dsil-2018 chromosome 5, BIME_Dsil_1.4, whole genome shotgun sequence encodes:
- the LOC125945561 gene encoding uncharacterized protein LOC125945561 — MTNMDCKPKDVEDGCITFNKQREMIVVWDDHNSTRRKICTSRKNLTFLYGVMAYAIDYDDWNYECPQLSPYGPYSRLRLLYKLNDYLRGYFYSEDDYPGCMKVEPDFVSVEDFRKIKTWPEGGV, encoded by the exons ATGACGAACATGGACTGTAAACCCAAGGACGTAGAGGACGGTTGCATCACGTTCAACAAGCAACGGGAGATGATCGTGGTGTGGGACGATCATAACTCCACGAGGAGAAAG ATATGCACCTCCCGGAAGAACCTAACGTTCCTCTACGGCGTGATGGCGTACGCGATCGACTACGACGACTGGAACTACGAATGCCCGCAGCTGAGCCCGTACGGCCCGTACAGCCGGTTGCGGCTACTCTACAAGCTGAACGACTACCTGCGCGGCTACTTCTACAGCGAAGACGACTATCCCGGCTGCATGAAGGTCGAGCCCGACTTCGTCTCGGTCGAAGACTTCCGCAAGATCAAAACCTGGCCGGAAGGGGGCGTCTGA